The following are encoded in a window of Brevibacillus sp. DP1.3A genomic DNA:
- a CDS encoding MurR/RpiR family transcriptional regulator: MVKQQEELSHPLTATITKTNTLLHIQSLLPSFTKSEQKVAHIVLQQTDSVIYSSVIDLAEKAGVGETTVLRFCRKIGFHGYQEFKLALAQELVNPVKNLHGEVGEDDSLDIITHKVTATNQQAIGDTSALFQIEQLERCVDLLQKANTIHFYGVGTSAVTAQDAKYTFLRIGLRVDAFNESHLQAMAAATLGPGDVAIGLSVSGSTKDTIDSLKVAKQAGATCICLTHYRRSPITNVADITLLTAAQEGPLQGGSLAAKIAQLHVLDVISTTITMRNKEKALLYKERTAKAVLERKY; this comes from the coding sequence ATGGTGAAACAGCAAGAGGAGCTGTCCCATCCATTGACAGCTACCATCACGAAGACAAATACGCTTTTGCATATTCAGAGTCTCCTTCCCTCCTTTACGAAATCGGAGCAAAAGGTTGCCCACATTGTCTTACAGCAGACAGACAGCGTGATTTATTCATCAGTGATTGACCTTGCCGAAAAGGCGGGAGTGGGTGAGACGACCGTTTTGCGATTTTGCAGGAAAATTGGCTTTCATGGCTATCAGGAATTCAAGCTGGCATTGGCGCAGGAATTGGTCAATCCAGTCAAAAACTTGCATGGCGAAGTAGGAGAAGACGATTCGCTGGACATCATCACGCACAAGGTAACCGCAACCAATCAACAGGCGATTGGGGATACCTCGGCCCTGTTTCAGATCGAACAGCTGGAGCGTTGTGTTGACCTTTTGCAAAAAGCGAACACGATCCATTTTTATGGGGTAGGTACGTCAGCGGTAACAGCTCAGGATGCCAAGTACACGTTCTTGCGGATCGGGCTTCGAGTGGACGCTTTTAATGAATCGCATCTGCAAGCGATGGCTGCAGCGACTCTGGGACCGGGGGATGTCGCGATCGGGTTGTCTGTATCAGGCAGTACGAAAGACACTATCGATTCATTGAAAGTCGCCAAGCAGGCAGGCGCAACTTGCATTTGCCTGACGCACTATCGACGCTCACCGATTACGAATGTAGCGGACATTACGCTTCTGACCGCAGCTCAAGAAGGACCGTTGCAGGGAGGCTCTCTCGCAGCAAAAATTGCACAGCTGCATGTACTGGATGTCATTAGTACGACAATAACGATGCGCAACAAGGAAAAGGCCCTTTTATATAAAGAGAGAACAGCGAAGGCTGTACTGGAGAGAAAATACTAA
- the nagB gene encoding glucosamine-6-phosphate deaminase: MKLVIVKDYTELSRKAAEMLVSEVKANPKTVFGLATGGTPVGMYRELIKLSQAESIDFSQASSFNLDEYVGLSSSHPQSYRSYMQENLFDHINIPAEKTHVPVGNTTDHVAECARYEESIRLAGGIDIQVLGIGNNGHIGFNEPGSPADSLTRVVQLTDSTIEANARYFDSVDQVPTQAVSMGIKTILGAKKVVLLASGEAKAEAVRLMLEGESTADVPASLLQLHPNVTVIVDQEAARKLTTSVLAGTKPSGS, translated from the coding sequence ATGAAGCTCGTGATCGTGAAAGATTACACAGAGCTCAGCAGAAAAGCTGCTGAAATGCTCGTAAGTGAAGTAAAAGCAAATCCGAAGACTGTCTTTGGCCTTGCAACCGGAGGCACGCCAGTAGGGATGTACCGTGAGCTGATCAAGCTGTCGCAAGCGGAGAGCATCGATTTTTCGCAAGCGAGCAGCTTCAATCTGGATGAATACGTCGGACTTTCCTCGTCTCATCCGCAAAGCTATCGCTCGTATATGCAAGAAAACTTGTTCGATCACATCAACATTCCTGCGGAGAAAACACATGTGCCAGTTGGGAATACGACAGATCATGTGGCAGAGTGTGCACGCTATGAGGAATCGATTCGTTTGGCAGGTGGGATCGACATCCAGGTGCTGGGGATCGGCAATAACGGCCACATTGGCTTCAATGAGCCTGGCTCCCCTGCCGACTCATTGACACGCGTGGTCCAGCTCACTGACAGTACGATCGAAGCAAATGCCCGCTATTTTGATAGTGTGGACCAGGTTCCGACTCAGGCAGTTTCCATGGGAATCAAGACGATTCTCGGCGCTAAAAAAGTCGTACTTCTCGCAAGTGGAGAGGCAAAGGCAGAGGCAGTGCGATTGATGCTGGAGGGTGAGTCTACGGCAGATGTACCAGCTTCCTTATTGCAATTGCATCCAAATGTAACAGTCATTGTGGATCAGGAAGCAGCGAGAAAGCTGACAACCTCCGTACTGGCAGGAACGAAACCAAGTGGCAGCTAA
- the hemQ gene encoding hydrogen peroxide-dependent heme synthase: MSANEALLTLEGWYTYHNFRTINWEKWKAASATERQEALDELNALIRTWEANEGENQGSTAVYSILGHKADLVFMFLRPTMQELDEIKTAFNKTRFAAYTEAPYSYVSVVELSNYVHNPGEDPKANPHVRDRLYPILPKWEHICFYPMNKKRDLQDNWYMLSMQERQEMMRSHGLIGRSYAGRVKQIIGGSVGFDDWEWGVTLFANDPLEFKHIVYEMRFDEVSARFGEFGNFLVGNVLNVETLAKKLEV; this comes from the coding sequence ATGAGCGCAAACGAAGCGTTGCTTACATTAGAAGGTTGGTATACGTATCATAATTTCCGCACCATCAATTGGGAAAAGTGGAAAGCAGCGTCCGCAACAGAACGCCAAGAAGCGTTGGACGAGCTGAATGCATTGATCCGCACATGGGAAGCGAATGAGGGCGAGAACCAAGGCAGCACGGCTGTCTACTCCATCCTCGGACACAAAGCAGACCTCGTGTTCATGTTCCTGCGTCCAACCATGCAAGAACTCGATGAGATCAAAACAGCGTTCAATAAAACCCGCTTTGCTGCCTATACTGAAGCTCCTTATTCGTATGTATCCGTAGTAGAGCTCAGCAACTATGTACATAACCCAGGTGAAGATCCAAAAGCGAATCCACACGTGCGCGATCGCCTCTATCCGATCCTGCCAAAATGGGAGCATATCTGCTTCTATCCAATGAACAAAAAGCGTGATCTGCAAGACAACTGGTACATGCTCTCCATGCAGGAGCGCCAAGAAATGATGCGCTCCCACGGCTTGATCGGTCGCTCCTACGCTGGCCGCGTGAAGCAAATCATCGGTGGCTCCGTTGGTTTCGACGATTGGGAGTGGGGCGTTACCCTGTTTGCCAACGATCCGCTGGAATTCAAGCATATCGTCTATGAAATGCGCTTTGACGAAGTGAGTGCGCGCTTCGGTGAATTCGGCAACTTCCTCGTAGGAAACGTATTGAACGTAGAAACACTGGCGAAAAAGCTGGAAGTATAA
- a CDS encoding YcdB/YcdC domain-containing protein encodes MIKRTTSWGLSLGVSSTLLMTTVFAPVGGGNLAPVVHAAEKTLSEKEAIALAQKQLKILGEYNLRDAQFVDGIEMLWGKSIWYTRWNKENGRSFGVQQDATSGEIWKYEYIGEERDLDANQKKLTEDQAFQVATQFLKQVATEEERSRLSKPNEYPDSDIFYKRAKPGIDVNFTRIENGIPFLENGFRLIVGYDGEVIYFERRWSEGKLPDASKVIEITEAEKKWDEGAFPTFWYKNMASSFRKEPESYQLVYEFQRIDPQVVDAITGKMLDSYGQVAKERKIEPLGKTIPPATTERKLITKDEAQKIAEQHIKKLPGIYNLNGKINESSSESDKKSWLFEYVLQTGDGKKSDTVHIIIDDSGCFVYFGLNAKIRFKEASKKIEKGITWSEAQESARKFVQTFYPDQVGKIYAVDYVPREKRIKEIWENDEPYEIEFGYLINGIPVDDTIFQVDVDAESGEVVDLYNYEYNDVPWGDSSLPPKNEEVIDLNTAKKVVKDNKKLMLTYFQPKVDGNYGIEKMLEQPLLVYRYIGEKGLVTADGKWHSFTRERKQ; translated from the coding sequence GTGATAAAACGTACTACATCGTGGGGACTTTCACTAGGAGTGTCATCTACCCTTTTGATGACAACTGTATTTGCTCCAGTAGGGGGAGGAAATCTGGCGCCAGTTGTACATGCGGCTGAGAAGACCCTTTCGGAAAAAGAAGCCATCGCACTTGCCCAGAAGCAGTTGAAGATTCTGGGTGAGTATAATCTGAGAGATGCCCAATTCGTAGACGGCATTGAAATGTTATGGGGAAAATCAATATGGTATACCAGATGGAATAAAGAAAATGGTAGAAGCTTTGGTGTGCAACAGGATGCAACTTCAGGGGAAATATGGAAATATGAGTATATTGGGGAAGAACGGGACTTGGATGCAAATCAAAAAAAGCTTACAGAAGATCAGGCGTTCCAAGTGGCGACTCAATTTCTTAAGCAAGTAGCGACAGAAGAAGAACGGAGCCGTTTATCCAAGCCCAATGAATATCCAGATTCGGACATCTTCTATAAGCGTGCTAAACCGGGAATAGATGTCAACTTTACTCGTATCGAAAACGGGATTCCTTTTCTGGAAAATGGGTTTCGACTGATAGTGGGCTATGATGGGGAAGTGATCTATTTTGAGCGGCGCTGGTCCGAGGGGAAACTTCCAGATGCTTCGAAAGTCATCGAGATAACAGAAGCAGAAAAGAAATGGGATGAAGGGGCATTTCCAACATTTTGGTACAAAAATATGGCGTCCAGCTTTCGTAAGGAACCTGAATCATACCAGCTCGTTTATGAATTCCAGAGAATCGACCCACAAGTTGTCGATGCTATCACAGGAAAAATGCTTGATTCGTACGGACAGGTTGCCAAAGAAAGGAAGATAGAGCCGTTAGGGAAAACGATTCCTCCAGCTACCACTGAAAGAAAGCTTATTACGAAAGACGAGGCGCAAAAAATAGCAGAGCAACATATCAAAAAACTCCCCGGAATATACAATTTGAATGGCAAGATCAATGAATCAAGTTCAGAATCGGATAAAAAGAGCTGGCTTTTCGAGTATGTTTTGCAAACAGGGGATGGCAAAAAGTCAGATACTGTACACATAATAATTGACGACAGTGGCTGTTTCGTCTATTTCGGTTTAAATGCAAAAATCAGATTCAAGGAAGCGAGCAAGAAAATAGAAAAGGGTATTACCTGGTCAGAAGCACAGGAGAGTGCACGAAAATTCGTGCAAACATTCTACCCCGATCAGGTAGGAAAAATTTATGCGGTCGATTACGTTCCGCGAGAGAAAAGGATCAAAGAAATCTGGGAAAACGATGAACCGTATGAAATCGAATTTGGCTATCTCATAAACGGCATACCGGTAGATGATACCATCTTTCAAGTCGATGTTGACGCTGAGTCAGGGGAAGTAGTGGATCTGTATAACTATGAGTATAACGATGTACCTTGGGGTGATTCATCTCTTCCCCCAAAAAATGAAGAGGTTATCGATCTGAATACGGCGAAAAAAGTGGTCAAAGATAACAAGAAGCTTATGCTCACCTACTTTCAACCAAAAGTTGATGGGAATTATGGAATAGAAAAGATGCTTGAACAGCCGCTCCTCGTCTATCGTTATATTGGAGAGAAGGGACTCGTCACAGCAGATGGCAAGTGGCACAGTTTTACCAGGGAACGAAAGCAGTAG
- a CDS encoding aromatic acid exporter family protein, with product MGYRTLKTAIGTAIAILIAQQLGLMYASSAGIITILCIQVTVKQSFQTAWNRILASLLGLGMGVCLFSLMGYTPIAILLFILLFLPLAVRFGIQEGFVNSMVVLMHLYSSKRIDGMLLLNEVALLVIGVGVALLVNLYMPSLDKELKGMQVKVEKLFSKILREFCYYLRHGESDWDGKELIETAGVLETAIRLASRDVGNRLGRRNDSYYEYFVMRQKQFELLERMMPIVSSLDNQVAESHRIADFLARISDSVHPGNTAYRFIDQLRVMQEEIKEADLPRTREEFETRASLFYLLREIESYLFIKHELGKNRDEKAQAAKS from the coding sequence ATTGGTTATCGTACGTTAAAAACAGCCATTGGAACGGCTATCGCTATTTTGATCGCCCAGCAGTTAGGCTTGATGTATGCTTCTTCTGCGGGGATCATTACGATCTTGTGTATTCAGGTAACAGTGAAGCAATCGTTTCAGACAGCGTGGAATCGGATTCTGGCCAGTTTATTGGGTCTAGGAATGGGTGTCTGCCTGTTTTCCCTTATGGGCTATACGCCGATTGCCATTCTCCTTTTCATTTTGCTTTTCTTGCCGCTCGCGGTTCGTTTTGGCATTCAGGAAGGCTTCGTCAACAGCATGGTTGTGCTTATGCACCTGTATTCTTCAAAGAGAATCGATGGGATGCTTTTGCTAAATGAGGTCGCATTGCTCGTCATCGGTGTGGGCGTAGCCCTACTGGTCAATCTGTACATGCCGAGTCTCGATAAAGAGCTAAAAGGGATGCAAGTAAAGGTAGAGAAGCTGTTCAGCAAAATCTTACGGGAGTTCTGCTACTACTTGCGTCACGGGGAAAGTGATTGGGACGGGAAAGAATTGATCGAAACAGCTGGTGTCTTGGAAACGGCGATTCGCTTAGCCTCACGAGATGTTGGCAATCGATTGGGCCGTCGTAACGATTCGTACTACGAGTATTTTGTGATGCGGCAAAAGCAGTTCGAGTTATTGGAACGCATGATGCCGATTGTCTCTTCTTTGGACAATCAGGTGGCAGAGAGCCATCGGATCGCAGATTTTCTTGCGCGAATCAGCGACTCGGTACATCCGGGTAATACCGCCTACCGCTTTATCGACCAACTGCGTGTGATGCAAGAGGAGATCAAGGAAGCAGATTTGCCGCGAACGCGAGAGGAATTTGAGACGCGTGCTTCGCTGTTCTACCTCCTTCGAGAGATTGAGAGCTATTTGTTCATCAAGCATGAGCTAGGCAAAAACAGGGACGAAAAGGCTCAGGCGGCGAAGAGTTAG
- a CDS encoding DUF2642 domain-containing protein: MKLIVNEKELKEYFQGLRRLVWGKEQTDEGCGNDKEDAIRSSLRKELYTEEFAAFLQENHSNLQSDSFRKVLLRYLHETVELGTDAGSVTGVLDEVGRDYAEIIESSGTRVLIRFTQINYVHAV, translated from the coding sequence ATGAAATTAATTGTGAATGAAAAAGAGTTGAAAGAGTATTTTCAAGGACTGCGGCGTCTCGTCTGGGGCAAGGAGCAAACAGACGAAGGATGCGGAAATGACAAGGAAGATGCCATTCGGAGTTCGCTACGGAAAGAACTGTACACAGAGGAATTCGCCGCATTTCTGCAAGAAAACCACAGTAATTTGCAAAGCGATTCTTTTCGTAAAGTGCTGCTGCGCTATTTGCATGAAACAGTCGAGCTGGGAACAGATGCAGGGAGTGTTACAGGGGTCCTGGATGAGGTTGGCCGGGACTATGCCGAAATCATAGAGTCAAGCGGCACACGTGTGCTGATTCGTTTCACACAAATTAATTATGTTCATGCGGTGTAA
- a CDS encoding glycosyltransferase — MPLSILIPAMLGTAHLPKLIAACKQLAPLEIIVISKRTLELGSGVRVVLAEAVENLFGWRREAAKHARGSVLLFLGEEQIDSLSGLQRFLFPVLYGNAQVVLSQHDTRIRRMTKPRPIHSFSLLVNNLFGRSDLREASLLDTPHAMTREALSKIGVEQLAQPVQAHKRAVVSGLSITTQTIGMGTEDRLFLPQLHGSLLKELSLYEKLVIAEQLDLVSRLPFRGGLSDGGRRRDIAENVSGKNSGMPVTQVGKRPLRQTTLYGGKTVSVIIPALNEAATIQQVIREVLRLEPVEIIVVVNGSVDQTAQLARECGATTVEFPYALGVDTGRAIGASLSKGDILLFVDADMIMTANDLYPFVLACECGVDVALNDVSAFLNHPCPDNVFVACRQALNLALNRKDLGIGSMVTVPFALRREAVAPLGWHILLCPPKAQAAYAQAGVKMELVHQVNSFTSNRLRPEKHFASSGMPPAVEQIVGDHVEALQFLAKGR, encoded by the coding sequence GTGCCCCTATCCATTCTAATTCCTGCCATGCTTGGGACAGCTCATCTGCCAAAGCTGATTGCCGCATGTAAACAGCTTGCACCTCTGGAGATCATCGTAATTTCGAAAAGGACCCTGGAACTTGGCTCAGGTGTTCGCGTCGTTCTTGCAGAAGCAGTTGAGAATCTGTTCGGATGGCGGAGAGAGGCTGCCAAGCATGCAAGAGGGAGTGTCCTACTTTTTCTCGGCGAAGAGCAAATCGATTCGCTGTCTGGATTGCAGCGCTTCTTGTTCCCGGTTTTATATGGAAATGCACAGGTCGTTTTGTCACAGCATGATACTCGGATCAGGAGGATGACAAAACCACGGCCCATCCACAGTTTTTCCCTGCTGGTAAATAACCTCTTCGGTCGCTCTGACCTGCGTGAAGCTTCCTTGCTGGACACACCTCACGCGATGACCAGAGAGGCACTTTCCAAAATCGGAGTGGAACAGTTGGCACAGCCTGTCCAAGCGCACAAGCGGGCGGTTGTGAGCGGGCTATCCATTACAACACAAACGATTGGAATGGGAACGGAAGATCGGTTGTTTTTGCCCCAGCTTCACGGTTCGTTGCTCAAAGAGCTCTCTTTGTATGAAAAGCTGGTGATTGCCGAACAGCTTGATCTCGTCTCGCGTCTTCCTTTTCGCGGCGGACTGTCCGATGGAGGCAGGCGAAGAGATATAGCAGAGAATGTGAGCGGTAAAAACAGTGGTATGCCTGTTACGCAGGTAGGGAAAAGGCCCTTGCGACAAACAACTCTTTACGGTGGGAAAACGGTATCCGTGATCATTCCAGCCCTTAACGAGGCAGCGACGATCCAGCAAGTGATCCGTGAAGTTCTTCGACTGGAGCCAGTTGAAATTATCGTGGTCGTCAATGGCTCGGTTGATCAAACAGCACAGCTTGCTCGTGAATGTGGCGCGACGACCGTAGAGTTCCCATATGCATTGGGCGTTGACACAGGACGAGCAATTGGGGCAAGTCTGTCGAAAGGCGACATTCTGCTGTTTGTCGATGCGGATATGATCATGACCGCCAATGATCTGTACCCATTTGTTCTCGCGTGCGAGTGCGGCGTGGATGTGGCCCTGAATGATGTTTCCGCATTTTTGAATCACCCTTGCCCAGACAACGTCTTTGTGGCTTGTCGCCAAGCTCTCAACTTGGCTTTGAATCGTAAGGATTTGGGGATCGGGTCTATGGTGACAGTCCCCTTTGCCTTACGCAGGGAAGCGGTTGCTCCGCTCGGGTGGCACATACTGCTTTGCCCGCCAAAAGCACAAGCAGCATACGCACAGGCAGGTGTAAAGATGGAATTGGTTCATCAGGTGAACAGCTTCACCTCCAACCGACTCCGGCCAGAAAAACACTTCGCTAGCTCCGGAATGCCCCCTGCCGTCGAACAGATTGTGGGTGACCACGTGGAAGCCTTGCAATTTCTGGCGAAAGGACGGTAG
- a CDS encoding glycosyltransferase family 2 protein: MAKQRIEGLVSVVITNFNRAAYIRECLNSILQQTYENWEMILIDDASTDQSVEVAREWLEQNERYFPEDNQVLIHALPRNVGFAGAINIGHYMSRGEFIANQDSDDFSHVLRLSRQVEYLKSHPQIDLVGTNYYAFSSDHPEQKELATWIRYGDDIRKVYGSGGHCVCHGTCMFWGRLFDQVGGPTRRIDGAEDYEFIAKALNARAGVNNIEEALYYYRIHAEQRSAQYYRKKGV; encoded by the coding sequence GTGGCAAAACAGCGAATAGAGGGTCTCGTTAGTGTCGTCATTACCAATTTCAATAGGGCTGCTTATATACGAGAGTGTCTGAACAGTATCCTTCAGCAAACCTATGAAAATTGGGAAATGATCCTGATTGATGATGCTTCGACGGATCAATCGGTAGAAGTCGCCAGAGAGTGGCTGGAACAAAATGAAAGGTATTTTCCAGAAGACAATCAGGTGCTGATTCATGCGCTCCCTCGTAATGTTGGCTTTGCGGGTGCCATCAACATCGGACACTACATGAGCCGAGGTGAGTTCATCGCAAATCAGGACTCGGATGATTTCTCTCATGTCCTGCGCCTTTCGCGGCAGGTTGAGTATTTAAAAAGTCATCCCCAGATTGATTTGGTCGGTACGAATTATTACGCATTTTCGTCCGATCACCCGGAACAAAAGGAGCTTGCAACATGGATCAGGTACGGCGATGACATTCGCAAGGTATATGGGAGCGGCGGACACTGTGTCTGTCACGGAACCTGTATGTTTTGGGGGCGCTTGTTTGATCAGGTTGGTGGCCCAACTCGTCGGATCGATGGTGCAGAAGACTACGAATTTATCGCCAAAGCCTTGAATGCGAGAGCAGGCGTCAACAATATCGAAGAAGCGTTGTACTATTACCGAATCCACGCTGAGCAGCGTTCGGCGCAATATTATCGGAAAAAGGGGGTGTGA
- a CDS encoding polysaccharide pyruvyl transferase family protein has translation MNSSNDRILMVLDNLGTGGTETHVLSIGKALQKKGAQLFYAGGNGPLYQEFVDAGFLVERIESARDPLSVGRQHLIESYQGVIKKHGISIVHVHQTPSGLLAATAASELGIPVVFTLHGTYYPKDEAIKVAQLCSAVISVSKPVQLFWEKLGVKTTLISNGIDVDEFRPDSAKMVKLPSLPSDATVVTYVSRLAWQKATVCNMVLRATKTLRSEIPNLHIVVVGSGAQSIHVHELAKALNKAAGQPYIHIVGEQTDVRPYYAISDLVIGTGRVALEAMACEKPVLAIGNHGYVGLVAPSSYDLAWDCYFGDHSSVQKPSPQLIDSALRQACRDRSQLKEIGGLGRAWVQSNFHITQKCASLLTIYTQVKSGGGQTSMKKVLYVGWLGFKNLGDELMWDAFHDLSRKYLDPAKYKVIPSLPGVDLNDLSEYDTVVLGGGSLLVPGYVDVAYRAVEQKKRLWIWGSGFDSQDKVQLDSSGTLTTKLMTGNEKMSQMLKKIAEHATFFGVRGPVTLQYLQQAGVSDKAWISGDPGMLLLPASSAAEADKSKRLTIGINWGTSYNRIYGKNENAVEDALVHAAKRLIKLGYDIHLLTMWGPDREAIKRLHKKIGDPTHTILDLELHDHSKMLELMKGFQATINFKLHANVLSAAAGVPFVCLAYRIKSIDFAYSLDLPELLVSTDEPQLGDRILICTWEAIARREQIAAKIAASQKKMMENLEQPFIQGLL, from the coding sequence TTGAATAGCAGTAATGATCGCATTTTGATGGTGCTGGATAATTTGGGGACAGGCGGAACCGAGACACATGTTCTCAGCATAGGCAAAGCGTTGCAAAAAAAGGGCGCCCAACTGTTTTATGCTGGCGGGAACGGCCCCCTCTATCAAGAGTTTGTCGATGCAGGTTTTTTGGTTGAACGAATCGAATCCGCACGGGACCCCCTCTCGGTAGGCAGGCAGCATTTGATCGAGAGTTACCAGGGGGTTATAAAGAAGCATGGCATTAGCATCGTCCATGTGCATCAGACTCCTTCAGGTTTACTCGCCGCTACTGCCGCTAGTGAGTTGGGCATACCCGTCGTATTTACCTTGCATGGCACGTACTATCCAAAGGATGAAGCGATAAAAGTGGCGCAGCTCTGTTCCGCTGTCATCAGTGTGAGCAAACCTGTCCAACTATTCTGGGAAAAGCTAGGGGTGAAAACCACACTCATTTCCAATGGGATTGATGTGGATGAATTCCGGCCTGATTCTGCAAAAATGGTGAAGCTGCCTTCCTTGCCGTCTGATGCCACAGTGGTTACGTATGTCAGCAGGCTGGCTTGGCAAAAAGCGACGGTGTGCAACATGGTATTGCGAGCAACCAAAACGTTGCGCAGTGAAATCCCCAATTTGCATATCGTGGTGGTGGGCTCGGGTGCTCAGTCCATTCATGTACATGAGCTGGCAAAAGCGTTGAATAAAGCAGCAGGGCAGCCCTATATCCACATTGTGGGGGAGCAAACCGATGTCCGACCGTATTACGCAATCAGTGATTTGGTGATTGGAACAGGCAGGGTCGCACTCGAAGCGATGGCGTGCGAAAAGCCTGTGCTTGCGATCGGAAATCATGGCTACGTTGGGTTGGTCGCGCCTTCGTCTTACGATTTGGCTTGGGACTGTTACTTCGGCGACCATTCCTCTGTGCAGAAGCCGTCTCCTCAGTTGATCGACAGTGCTCTGCGTCAAGCATGCCGCGACCGGAGTCAACTGAAGGAAATAGGAGGTCTAGGAAGAGCGTGGGTCCAATCTAATTTTCATATCACGCAGAAATGTGCCTCCTTGCTTACCATCTACACTCAAGTGAAGAGTGGGGGAGGTCAGACGAGTATGAAAAAAGTTTTGTATGTAGGTTGGCTAGGGTTCAAAAATTTGGGTGACGAACTGATGTGGGATGCTTTTCACGATTTGTCCCGCAAATATCTCGACCCAGCAAAATACAAGGTGATTCCTTCGCTGCCAGGGGTTGACCTCAACGATTTAAGCGAATATGACACCGTTGTTTTGGGGGGAGGCTCGCTTCTCGTTCCTGGTTATGTGGATGTAGCTTATCGTGCTGTTGAACAGAAAAAGCGGCTATGGATCTGGGGGAGCGGATTCGACTCACAGGATAAGGTGCAGCTCGATTCCTCTGGCACATTGACTACCAAGCTCATGACAGGCAACGAAAAGATGAGCCAGATGCTGAAAAAAATCGCCGAACACGCTACGTTCTTTGGTGTAAGAGGACCGGTTACTCTTCAATACCTTCAGCAAGCGGGAGTAAGCGACAAAGCATGGATCAGCGGAGACCCGGGGATGCTGCTTCTCCCTGCATCATCAGCAGCAGAGGCAGACAAAAGCAAGCGATTAACCATTGGTATCAACTGGGGGACATCCTATAATCGCATCTATGGGAAAAACGAGAACGCTGTAGAGGATGCGCTGGTGCATGCAGCCAAGAGGCTCATCAAGTTAGGCTACGATATTCATTTGCTGACGATGTGGGGACCGGATCGGGAAGCCATAAAAAGACTGCACAAAAAAATCGGCGATCCGACGCATACGATCCTCGACTTGGAGCTGCACGACCATTCAAAAATGCTGGAGCTGATGAAAGGTTTTCAGGCGACGATTAACTTTAAGCTGCATGCCAATGTGCTGAGTGCCGCTGCCGGAGTTCCGTTCGTCTGCTTAGCGTATCGCATCAAAAGTATCGACTTCGCTTACTCCTTGGATCTACCAGAGCTCCTCGTCTCAACAGACGAACCACAATTAGGCGACCGAATTCTCATCTGTACCTGGGAAGCAATCGCACGCAGGGAGCAGATCGCAGCAAAAATAGCAGCCAGTCAAAAAAAGATGATGGAGAATTTGGAGCAGCCGTTTATCCAAGGTCTGCTGTAA
- a CDS encoding H-type small acid-soluble spore protein — MNKQRAKEIAASPVMANVTCDGIPVYIQHIDDDNDMARIYPLNQPDQEMSVPVTSLREHGEY; from the coding sequence ATGAATAAACAGCGCGCGAAAGAAATCGCCGCTTCACCCGTTATGGCGAATGTTACCTGCGATGGAATACCTGTATACATCCAGCACATCGATGATGACAACGACATGGCGAGGATTTACCCGCTCAACCAGCCGGATCAGGAGATGAGTGTGCCTGTAACCAGCTTGCGGGAGCACGGTGAGTACTGA
- a CDS encoding MarR family winged helix-turn-helix transcriptional regulator: MQQLYDLFLKTGLRPFAFMSDTMQLEEKLTRSDLSTLLILLFRGDLTMSELAAEMGAPLSSMTSIAKRLERKGYIARATSVEDQRVKLVTLTQPGKQLAKESEQMMLTMLGRLQEAFTPEEMEQFTPLLLKAAKVFQEGDPVKPRETKARSIKINIEE; this comes from the coding sequence ATGCAGCAACTATACGACCTCTTTCTGAAAACCGGTTTGCGCCCGTTTGCCTTTATGTCTGATACGATGCAGCTGGAAGAAAAACTGACTCGCTCTGATTTGTCGACACTCCTCATATTGCTGTTCCGCGGAGATTTGACCATGTCAGAGCTGGCTGCAGAGATGGGGGCGCCGCTTAGTTCGATGACCAGCATCGCGAAACGGCTTGAACGCAAAGGATACATCGCGAGGGCTACCTCTGTAGAGGATCAACGGGTGAAGCTCGTCACACTGACACAACCAGGCAAACAGCTCGCAAAAGAATCGGAGCAAATGATGCTGACGATGCTGGGCAGGCTTCAGGAAGCATTTACACCGGAAGAAATGGAGCAATTCACTCCCCTTTTACTCAAGGCAGCCAAGGTATTTCAGGAGGGAGACCCTGTCAAGCCTCGTGAAACAAAGGCTCGTTCCATCAAGATCAACATTGAGGAATAG